A stretch of Paludisphaera borealis DNA encodes these proteins:
- a CDS encoding VOC family protein, whose product MILNHVNLAVSDVQKAREFLMKYFGLDPKGLPGNDKVAILRDEQGMVLTLTNFEGATEVKYPSSFHIGFIQESPAKVDEMNARLKADGYEVDPPSRQHGSWTFYFVAPGDFMIEVLG is encoded by the coding sequence GTGATCTTGAACCACGTCAATCTCGCCGTCTCGGACGTCCAGAAGGCCCGGGAGTTCCTCATGAAGTACTTTGGGCTCGACCCGAAGGGCTTACCGGGGAATGACAAGGTCGCCATCCTGCGCGACGAGCAAGGTATGGTGCTGACGCTGACCAATTTCGAGGGGGCGACCGAGGTCAAGTACCCCAGCTCGTTCCACATCGGCTTCATCCAGGAAAGCCCGGCGAAGGTGGACGAGATGAACGCGCGACTAAAAGCCGACGGTTATGAGGTCGACCCGCCCAGTCGACAGCACGGCTCCTGGACCTTCTATTTCGTCGCGCCGGGGGACTTCATGATCGAAGTCCTCGGCTAG
- a CDS encoding redoxin domain-containing protein, with amino-acid sequence MKTAFASIVLASLGLSALSATAAADPPDLKTLSIGAPAPDFDLPGVDGKNHALGEYSDAKVLVVYFTCNHCPTAQAYEERVAKLHDDYKSKGVAVVAISPNDPKAVRLDELGFTDLTDSFEDMKIRARDRKYPYPYLFDGDTQATAKAYGVLATPHVYVFDAERKLRYVGRFDDAEVKTPKSHDVLNAVDALLAGKDVPVATTRVFGCSTKWADKQADARKSLEKWNAEPVTLETIDLEGVAKIAKNETDKLTVVNLWATWCGPCVIELPELVTMNRMYRSRKFRLVTISLDDPSKKDDALKVLKEKHVAANNYVLSTSDRDAFADALDKQWPGPVPYNLIIAPGGEVVYRHVGEIDPLEVKRAIVAKLGRTY; translated from the coding sequence ATGAAGACGGCCTTCGCTTCGATCGTCCTTGCGTCGCTGGGCCTGTCGGCCCTGTCCGCGACAGCCGCCGCCGATCCGCCGGATCTCAAGACGCTCTCCATCGGCGCTCCGGCCCCGGACTTCGACCTCCCCGGCGTCGATGGAAAGAACCACGCGCTTGGGGAATACTCCGACGCCAAGGTGCTCGTGGTTTACTTCACCTGCAACCACTGCCCGACCGCCCAGGCCTACGAGGAGCGCGTTGCGAAGCTGCACGACGATTACAAGAGCAAGGGGGTCGCCGTCGTTGCGATCTCGCCCAACGACCCGAAGGCCGTGCGGCTCGACGAACTCGGTTTCACCGACCTGACCGACTCGTTCGAGGACATGAAGATCCGGGCCCGTGATCGCAAGTACCCGTATCCGTACCTGTTCGACGGCGACACACAGGCGACGGCCAAGGCATACGGCGTGCTGGCGACGCCTCACGTGTACGTTTTCGACGCCGAGCGGAAGCTCCGGTACGTGGGACGGTTCGACGACGCCGAGGTCAAGACGCCCAAGTCGCACGACGTCCTCAACGCGGTCGACGCCCTGCTGGCCGGGAAAGACGTCCCCGTTGCGACCACCCGCGTCTTCGGCTGCTCGACCAAGTGGGCCGACAAGCAGGCTGACGCCCGCAAGTCGCTGGAGAAATGGAACGCCGAGCCCGTCACGCTTGAAACGATCGACCTCGAAGGCGTGGCCAAGATCGCCAAGAACGAAACCGACAAGCTGACGGTCGTCAACCTCTGGGCGACCTGGTGCGGCCCCTGCGTCATCGAACTTCCCGAATTGGTAACGATGAATCGGATGTATCGCAGTCGGAAGTTCCGGCTGGTCACGATCAGCCTCGACGACCCGTCCAAGAAAGACGACGCCCTCAAGGTTCTTAAAGAGAAGCACGTCGCGGCCAACAACTACGTGCTCTCAACGTCCGACCGCGACGCCTTCGCCGACGCTCTCGACAAGCAGTGGCCCGGCCCAGTCCCCTACAACCTGATCATCGCTCCGGGAGGCGAGGTGGTCTATCGTCACGTCGGAGAGATCGACCCCCTGGAAGTCAAGCGCGCGATCGTGGCGAAGCTGGGAAGAACGTACTGA
- the glgP gene encoding alpha-glucan family phosphorylase, translated as MVGQSKLLDKLKDLARNLWWCWQANVIDLFRELDPTLWHDVDHNPVEFLKRLSPEQLERRAAEMALDSRIDYAFRRLSEYLQDTDSWGAINATILRARPVAYFSAEFGLHESLPIYSGGLGVLAGDHLKSASDLGIPLIGIGLLYNQGYFRQSLDANGWQQESYLNADTELLPIENVLAADGKPLMIAIETATGVLRARVWRAEVGRTLLLLLDSNVPENSEDDRTLTARLYGGDARVRIRQELLLGVGGLRALHALNIHPSVLHLNEGHSAFATLEMIRKLMEETGLPFGEVLREVAQMTVFTTHTPVAAGHDRFPSQLVEEHLGKIREAMHLSYDDFMGLGRVYANDPNELFCMTVLALKLSRYANGVSSLHGVVSRRMWHPLYPNVTEEQVPIGHITNGVHVKTWVAPQMAMLFNKHLGVDWPKRQRYAETWDAIDEIDDAELWETQQVLKARLINFVRSRMVAQAKRRNEPDANLERFADVLDPNALTIGFARRFATYKRAGLVLQDIDRMVDIVRSAERPIQFVFAGKAHPEDRMGKELIQSIVKICRDERFARNVVFVEDYDMNVARHLVQGVDVWLNNPRRPQEASGTSGEKAVLNGTLNFSVLDGWWAEAYDGTNGFAIGIGRTHAVPSVQDERDHSSLIETLTNQVVPSFYERDAAGLPRKWIARQKDAFRTLAWKFNADRMVMDYVRRSYLPAAGGLSCQ; from the coding sequence ATGGTCGGTCAAAGCAAGCTGCTGGACAAGCTCAAGGATCTGGCTCGCAACCTCTGGTGGTGCTGGCAGGCGAACGTGATCGACCTCTTCCGCGAGCTCGACCCCACGCTCTGGCACGACGTCGATCACAATCCGGTCGAGTTCCTCAAGCGGCTCTCGCCCGAGCAACTCGAACGCCGGGCGGCCGAGATGGCCCTGGATTCGCGGATCGATTACGCGTTCCGCCGGCTGTCAGAGTACCTTCAGGACACCGATTCCTGGGGCGCGATCAACGCGACGATCCTCCGGGCGCGGCCAGTGGCCTACTTCTCGGCCGAGTTCGGCTTGCATGAGAGCCTGCCGATCTACTCCGGCGGCCTTGGCGTTCTGGCCGGCGACCATCTGAAGAGCGCCAGCGACCTGGGCATTCCGTTGATCGGCATCGGCCTTCTGTACAACCAGGGGTACTTCCGGCAGTCGCTCGACGCCAACGGCTGGCAGCAGGAGAGCTATCTCAACGCCGACACCGAGCTGCTGCCGATCGAGAATGTGCTGGCCGCCGACGGCAAGCCCCTGATGATCGCGATCGAGACCGCCACGGGCGTGCTCCGCGCGCGGGTCTGGCGGGCCGAGGTCGGACGGACCTTGCTGCTGTTGCTCGATTCCAACGTCCCCGAGAACAGCGAGGACGACCGCACCCTGACGGCCCGGCTCTACGGCGGCGACGCGCGGGTGCGGATTCGCCAGGAGCTGCTGCTGGGTGTCGGCGGCCTGCGAGCCTTGCACGCCCTGAACATTCACCCTTCGGTGCTGCACCTGAACGAAGGCCACAGCGCGTTCGCCACGCTTGAGATGATCCGCAAGCTGATGGAGGAGACCGGACTGCCGTTCGGCGAGGTCCTCCGCGAGGTCGCGCAGATGACCGTCTTCACCACCCATACGCCGGTCGCCGCCGGCCACGACCGGTTCCCCTCGCAGCTCGTCGAGGAGCATCTGGGCAAGATCCGCGAGGCCATGCACCTGTCGTACGACGATTTCATGGGCCTGGGTCGGGTCTACGCCAACGATCCCAACGAGCTGTTCTGCATGACCGTGCTGGCACTCAAGCTGTCGCGCTACGCCAACGGCGTCAGCTCGCTGCACGGCGTGGTTTCACGGCGGATGTGGCATCCGCTTTATCCCAACGTCACCGAAGAGCAGGTGCCCATCGGCCACATCACCAACGGCGTCCACGTCAAGACCTGGGTGGCACCCCAGATGGCGATGCTGTTCAACAAGCACCTCGGCGTCGATTGGCCCAAAAGGCAGCGCTACGCCGAGACCTGGGACGCCATCGACGAGATCGACGACGCCGAGCTTTGGGAGACGCAGCAGGTTCTCAAGGCCCGCCTGATCAACTTCGTGCGGTCGCGGATGGTCGCCCAGGCCAAGCGCCGCAACGAGCCCGACGCAAATCTCGAGCGGTTCGCGGACGTGCTCGACCCCAACGCCCTGACGATCGGCTTCGCCCGTCGGTTCGCGACTTACAAGCGGGCTGGGCTGGTGCTCCAGGACATCGACCGGATGGTCGACATCGTCCGCTCGGCGGAACGGCCGATCCAGTTCGTCTTCGCCGGCAAGGCTCACCCCGAGGACCGGATGGGCAAGGAGCTGATCCAGAGCATCGTCAAGATCTGCCGGGACGAGCGGTTCGCCCGCAACGTCGTCTTCGTCGAAGACTACGATATGAACGTGGCGCGGCACCTGGTGCAGGGGGTCGACGTCTGGCTCAACAACCCAAGGCGTCCCCAGGAGGCCAGCGGCACCTCGGGCGAGAAGGCCGTGCTCAACGGCACGCTCAATTTCTCGGTCCTCGACGGCTGGTGGGCCGAGGCGTATGATGGCACCAACGGCTTCGCGATCGGCATCGGCCGGACGCACGCGGTGCCGTCGGTCCAGGACGAACGCGATCACAGCTCGCTGATCGAGACGCTGACGAACCAGGTCGTGCCCTCCTTTTACGAACGCGACGCCGCCGGGCTGCCCCGGAAGTGGATCGCTCGCCAGAAGGACGCCTTCCGCACCCTGGCCTGGAAGTTCAACGCCGATCGCATGGTCATGGATTACGTGCGCCGCAGCTACCTCCCGGCCGCCGGCGGCCTGTCGTGCCAGTAA
- a CDS encoding serine/threonine-protein kinase, which yields MSQGFIGEQLGSFRLEEVIGSGAMGVVFRATQEIVDPNSSAADAEGRKVVATRKAAVKIVQGEIAENTKLLERFSREAEIIKQFRHPNIVRWLATGKFRGTYYFAMEFVEGVTLEKLLLDRGAIPWREVVDLAIQICDALHYAHQQGVVHRDLKPSNLMVTRDGRIKLTDFGIARVLDRTALTAPGRTLGTAAYMAPEQIRGTPAVSHKTDLYSLGVVLYQMLTGKPPFEGASAVVLMHCHLNEPPPRPSDKVQEIPKALDDLVVALMSKNPTSRPWDAEAAGVILTELRDKAARSEAVPMVWPAADSPDANPSRAGVGVTPPPARPKKKGKKPGGASGSNLRSDETSWTDAVLSRVSLETIGLVVALVAIGGFMAYWLWPPSAQYLYRQAVPLMESSRRSDWLTALEEYIDPLDTGYPNHPYHAQTQAWRDLIALDEAESRSKMLASATATPFSEPKTNGERQYVIFFSLATKAAAAGHEDVAANYWREMTGSLNVDDPDERKWILLSQKRAEELETKIRERRTFVEDQLRRADAAFRGGRPNEVITIHAMLKEKFAKYADLADLLAPAPPPEAPSEPTPPAHVPAPEVEKPAASPSATPAPTAEPETEPEPAKSAPDPAPAQSGRRGRPAS from the coding sequence ATGAGTCAGGGCTTCATCGGCGAACAGCTCGGTTCGTTCCGCCTCGAAGAGGTGATCGGCTCCGGCGCGATGGGCGTCGTCTTCCGGGCCACCCAGGAGATCGTCGACCCCAACTCAAGCGCCGCGGACGCCGAGGGCCGCAAGGTCGTCGCCACCCGCAAGGCCGCCGTCAAGATCGTCCAGGGCGAGATCGCCGAGAACACCAAGCTGCTTGAGCGGTTCAGCCGTGAAGCCGAGATCATCAAGCAGTTCCGACACCCGAACATCGTCCGCTGGCTGGCCACGGGCAAGTTTCGGGGCACGTATTACTTCGCCATGGAGTTCGTCGAAGGGGTCACTCTCGAAAAGCTCCTTCTGGACCGCGGCGCGATCCCCTGGCGCGAGGTCGTCGATCTGGCGATCCAGATCTGCGACGCACTCCACTACGCCCACCAGCAGGGGGTCGTCCATCGCGATCTCAAGCCGTCGAACCTGATGGTCACGCGCGACGGCCGGATCAAGCTGACCGACTTCGGCATCGCCCGGGTTCTCGACCGCACGGCCCTGACCGCGCCCGGGCGAACGCTCGGCACGGCCGCCTACATGGCCCCCGAACAGATTCGCGGCACGCCCGCGGTCAGCCACAAGACCGACCTCTACTCGCTGGGCGTGGTCCTCTATCAGATGCTCACCGGCAAGCCTCCGTTCGAGGGGGCGTCGGCCGTCGTACTGATGCACTGCCATCTCAACGAACCCCCCCCCCGTCCCAGCGACAAGGTGCAAGAGATCCCCAAGGCGCTCGACGACCTGGTCGTCGCGCTGATGTCCAAGAACCCGACCTCCCGCCCCTGGGACGCCGAGGCGGCGGGGGTGATTCTCACCGAGCTGCGTGACAAGGCCGCGCGGAGCGAGGCGGTGCCGATGGTCTGGCCCGCGGCCGACTCGCCGGACGCCAACCCCAGCCGGGCCGGCGTCGGCGTGACGCCGCCCCCCGCGCGCCCGAAGAAGAAGGGGAAGAAGCCCGGCGGCGCCTCGGGGTCGAACTTGCGAAGCGACGAAACCTCGTGGACCGACGCCGTCTTGAGCCGGGTCAGCCTGGAGACGATCGGTCTCGTCGTGGCTCTGGTCGCCATCGGCGGGTTTATGGCCTACTGGCTCTGGCCGCCGAGCGCGCAGTACCTGTATCGCCAGGCCGTTCCGCTGATGGAGTCGTCGCGACGCTCCGACTGGCTGACGGCCCTCGAAGAATACATCGACCCGCTCGACACGGGGTACCCCAACCACCCCTACCACGCGCAGACCCAGGCCTGGCGCGACCTGATCGCGCTCGACGAGGCCGAGAGTCGCTCCAAGATGCTGGCGAGCGCCACGGCTACGCCGTTCTCTGAGCCCAAGACCAACGGCGAACGCCAGTACGTGATTTTCTTCAGCCTGGCTACAAAGGCTGCGGCCGCCGGCCATGAGGACGTTGCGGCGAACTACTGGCGGGAGATGACCGGCTCGCTCAACGTCGACGATCCCGACGAGCGGAAATGGATCTTGCTCTCGCAGAAACGGGCTGAGGAGTTGGAGACGAAGATCCGCGAGCGGCGAACGTTCGTCGAGGACCAGCTTCGCCGAGCCGACGCCGCGTTCCGGGGCGGGAGGCCCAACGAGGTGATCACCATCCACGCGATGCTCAAGGAGAAATTCGCCAAGTACGCCGATCTCGCCGATCTCTTGGCACCCGCTCCGCCCCCGGAGGCCCCCTCCGAACCAACCCCTCCCGCTCACGTCCCCGCCCCGGAAGTCGAGAAGCCGGCCGCGTCGCCGAGTGCGACGCCCGCTCCCACTGCCGAGCCAGAAACTGAGCCTGAGCCCGCGAAGTCGGCCCCCGACCCGGCCCCGGCCCAATCAGGCCGCCGAGGAAGGCCCGCGTCTTGA
- a CDS encoding CoA-binding protein yields MSDARPKVAVVGASLDRSKFGNKAVRAFVDQGWEVFPVHPKLTEIEGLRAYPNLAAIPETHLERVSLYVPPEIGIGVLDQIAAKQVDEIWLNPGTESPALLERAEALGLNVIQACSILAIGEHPGKY; encoded by the coding sequence ATGTCCGATGCACGCCCCAAAGTCGCCGTCGTCGGGGCCAGCCTCGACCGCTCGAAGTTCGGCAACAAGGCGGTCCGCGCCTTTGTCGATCAGGGTTGGGAGGTCTTCCCCGTCCACCCGAAATTGACCGAGATCGAAGGACTACGCGCCTATCCCAACCTCGCCGCGATTCCCGAAACGCACCTCGAGCGCGTGTCGCTCTACGTCCCTCCGGAAATCGGGATCGGAGTCCTCGACCAGATCGCCGCCAAGCAGGTCGACGAGATCTGGCTGAACCCCGGCACGGAATCGCCGGCCCTCCTCGAACGCGCCGAGGCGCTGGGCCTCAACGTCATCCAGGCGTGCAGCATCCTGGCCATCGGCGAGCATCCGGGGAAGTATTGA